The following proteins are co-located in the Vanessa atalanta chromosome 11, ilVanAtal1.2, whole genome shotgun sequence genome:
- the LOC125067256 gene encoding venom serine protease inhibitor-like — MTNVFVFATVLLVSFVVAVPTDEETPLSCPENEKYYKCSLEVCYKKCEHLKSPPPCPSISSDCFLPSCECKNDYLRNSDGVCVPYLEC, encoded by the exons ATGACTAACGTGTTTGTATTTGCGACTGTGCTTCTTGTGTCTTTTGTTGTCGCTGTGCCAACGGATGAAGAAACCCCTCTAA GTTGTCCAGAGAATGAAAAGTATTACAAATGTTCTCTTGAAGTATGTTACAAGAAGTGTGAACATTTGAAAAGCCCACCGCCGTGTCCAAGTATCTCTAGTGATTGCTTTTTGCCATCTTGCGAGTGTAAAAATGATTACTTGAGAAACAGCGATGGCGTCTGTGTACCTTATTTGGAATGTTGA
- the LOC125067533 gene encoding zonadhesin-like: protein MFVFFVIFISASFFISEGQSLSPPASFDYDEPIYENDNSRLTSSFSSASSSSQSSSSSSSSSFAYTSSSSSSPDSPSESLCDCTPTCSTPNPPNCPQTLSSTPDPCKCESGYILSEKGGQCVKIEECKKYSKCNGDRNASYTACPRQCVSTCSNPNGTCKPQCENYGCQCNPLYVLSEEGQCISPDDCPGGNPCGQNKTFVYCNAGCPRNYCPENDNRGFIACSPPYPCPSGCFCKANYKILSLTDNRCILASECPPVNCTRPNEVWNSCPPPCFSESCRGLSQPPQECIRSGPDCQPQCVCKDGYRRNDDDVCVPVTDCGCPVNEEFYTCSLAKCGKTCEDLINPPPCPSISSDCFLPSCECKDGYLRNKNGICVPYSEC, encoded by the exons atgtttgtgttttttgtaatattcatatcggcttctttttttatttcggaaGGTCAAT CTCTATCACCTCCTGCATCGTTTGATTACGACGAACCGATAT atgAAAACGATAATTCAAGATTGACTTCATCGTTTTCATCAGCAAGTTCTTCTTCGCAGTCGTCATCGTCGTCGTCATCATCGTCATTTGCATATACAAGCAGCTCATCTTCGTCACCGGATTCGCCAA GTGAAAGTTTGTGCGATTGCACACCAACTTGTTCCACACCAAACCCTCCGAATTGTCCTCAAACTTTGTCGTCGACACCTGATCCCTGTAAATGCGAATCGGGATACATTTTGTCAGAGAAAGGAGGCCAATGTGTTAAAATCGAGGAGTGTAAAA AATATTCAAAATGCAACGGCGATCGTAACGCATCCTATACAGCATGCCCAAGGCAATGTGTCTCAACCTGCTCTAACCCAAATGGCACTTGTAAGCCACAATGTGAGAACTATGGATGCCAATGCAATCCCCTTTACGTTCTCTCCGAGGAAGGACAATGTATTTCACCAGACGACTGTCCAG GTGGTAACCCGTGTGGTCAAAACAAAACGTTTGTGTATTGTAACGCTGGATGTCCAAGAAATTATTGTCCAGAAAATGACAATCGGGGATTTATTGCGTGTTCTCCTCCATACCCATGTCCGTCTGGCTGTTTTTGCAAAGCGAATTACAAAATCCTTAGCCTGACAGATAACAGATGCATCTTAGCTTCTGAATGTC CACCAGTGAACTGTACACGACCCAACGAAGTATGGAATTCTTGTCCACCGCCATGTTTTTCTGAGAGTTGCCGAGGTCTCAGTCAGCCACCACAAGAATGTATAAGATCTGGTCCAGATTGTCAGCCTCAATGCGTATGTAAAGATGGTTATCGCAGAAATGATGATGACGTTTGTGTACCAGTAACTGATTGCG GCTGTCCAGTAAATGAAGAGTTTTACACATGTTCTCTCGCAAAATGTGGCAAGACTTGTGAAGATTTGATAAATCCACCGCCGTGTCCAAGTATTTCTAGTGACTGCTTCTTACCATCATGCGAGTGTAAAGATGGTTACTTGAGAAACAAAAATGGCATCTGTGTACCTTATTCAGAATgttga